A genomic stretch from Nitrospira sp. CR1.1 includes:
- a CDS encoding TolC family protein: AKVRASWEVAVLYRTTVLPQAEQGVEAARAGYRTGRTSFLDLIDADRALREFQLAYWRVLVDRESRIAELEQVVGTEL; encoded by the coding sequence TGGCAAAAGTCCGGGCGAGTTGGGAAGTGGCGGTGCTGTACCGGACCACGGTGCTGCCCCAGGCCGAGCAGGGCGTGGAAGCCGCGCGGGCCGGCTATCGCACCGGAAGGACGTCCTTTCTGGATCTTATCGACGCAGACCGGGCCTTGCGGGAGTTTCAACTGGCGTACTGGCGAGTGCTGGTCGATCGCGAATCCCGCATAGCTGAGCTCGAACAGGTCGTCGGCACGGAATTGTAA
- a CDS encoding efflux RND transporter periplasmic adaptor subunit: MMTKMWSQRRTMWIAIGAGIVMLTLGSWFMTGWERHQVLPPDEKTSDQRQTEQKERSLQGMPMSPSQETGPPQAYAMVTPTKQQLIGVKTAVVETRPLETTVRAVGRVDYNEERITHINLRVSGWVEELFVDYTGQVVHKGQPLFTLYSPDLVASQDEYLLALRTQAKVKDSPLADVHEQAEHMVEAARDRLRLWTVSEQQLDELARRGKAKTAIPIYSPFSGYVTEKKVFRGMFVEPGMRLYTIADLSTVWVNAEIYEFEVPFVTVDQQAAITFSSYPGQPFYGRVSYIYPYLNEQARTVKVRVELPNPGLRLKPEMYGDVLLTINRGNQVAVPEQAVLDSGTRKQVFLVRGEGLFEPREVKVGPKIGAFYEVQEGVEAGDRVVTSGNFLIDSESKLMAAMDMMGSLGMGGIKMEQAQMGQMDMGGMPMGDPQPEKTTQMAKASGEKRAGGLTLALSTEPASPRIGENLIRVTVKGEGGNLVVNAKVQLTYTMPMPGMMPATVPMKPGKDGAYEAKVNLGMGGRWDLTVTVQRAGEADVKEMFSVTAGGGGGMSGMQGM, from the coding sequence ATGATGACGAAAATGTGGAGTCAAAGACGAACCATGTGGATTGCGATCGGAGCTGGAATCGTGATGCTGACGCTCGGGTCATGGTTCATGACCGGATGGGAGCGACACCAAGTCCTTCCCCCTGACGAGAAGACGTCCGATCAACGCCAGACGGAGCAGAAGGAGCGCAGCCTGCAGGGGATGCCGATGTCTCCCAGCCAGGAAACCGGTCCTCCCCAGGCCTATGCCATGGTGACGCCGACGAAACAGCAGTTGATTGGCGTGAAGACAGCGGTGGTCGAGACACGTCCGCTTGAGACCACCGTCCGGGCGGTCGGCAGGGTGGACTACAACGAAGAACGCATTACGCATATCAACCTGCGGGTCTCGGGATGGGTGGAAGAGCTCTTTGTGGACTATACGGGACAGGTCGTGCACAAAGGGCAGCCGCTGTTCACGCTGTACAGCCCTGACTTGGTCGCCAGCCAGGATGAGTACCTGCTGGCGCTGCGAACGCAAGCCAAGGTGAAAGACAGTCCGCTTGCCGACGTGCACGAGCAGGCGGAGCACATGGTGGAAGCGGCACGCGACCGGTTGCGCCTGTGGACGGTCTCGGAGCAACAGCTCGACGAGTTGGCTCGGAGGGGCAAGGCTAAGACCGCGATACCGATCTATTCGCCCTTCAGCGGCTACGTCACCGAGAAAAAAGTCTTCAGGGGGATGTTTGTGGAGCCCGGGATGAGGCTCTATACGATCGCGGACTTGTCGACGGTCTGGGTGAATGCCGAGATCTACGAGTTCGAGGTCCCGTTTGTCACGGTCGATCAGCAAGCCGCTATCACGTTCTCCTCGTATCCCGGACAACCGTTTTATGGACGGGTCTCGTACATCTACCCCTACCTGAACGAGCAAGCTCGTACCGTCAAAGTCCGCGTGGAATTACCGAACCCGGGGTTACGACTCAAGCCGGAAATGTACGGAGACGTGCTGCTCACGATCAATCGTGGAAACCAGGTCGCGGTTCCCGAACAGGCGGTGCTGGACTCTGGAACGCGGAAGCAGGTCTTTCTGGTTCGCGGGGAAGGGCTTTTTGAACCACGGGAAGTCAAGGTGGGACCAAAAATCGGAGCCTTTTATGAGGTTCAGGAGGGGGTCGAGGCAGGTGACCGGGTGGTGACATCCGGAAACTTTCTGATCGATTCGGAGAGCAAGCTCATGGCCGCCATGGACATGATGGGTTCGCTGGGGATGGGCGGTATCAAAATGGAACAGGCGCAGATGGGACAAATGGACATGGGTGGCATGCCAATGGGAGACCCACAGCCGGAGAAGACGACGCAAATGGCGAAGGCGTCGGGAGAAAAGAGGGCAGGGGGACTGACTCTTGCGCTCTCGACAGAGCCCGCCTCACCGCGGATTGGCGAAAATCTCATCCGAGTCACCGTGAAAGGTGAGGGAGGCAATCTGGTGGTCAACGCAAAAGTTCAGCTCACCTACACGATGCCGATGCCGGGTATGATGCCGGCCACGGTGCCGATGAAACCCGGTAAGGACGGGGCCTATGAGGCGAAGGTCAATCTTGGCATGGGTGGCCGGTGGGACCTGACCGTCACCGTGCAGCGTGCGGGCGAGGCCGATGTGAAGGAAATGTTTTCCGTCACCGCAGGCGGCGGCGGAGGGATGTCCGGCATGCAGGGAATGTGA
- a CDS encoding cation diffusion facilitator family transporter, translating to MGTGHNHDHVARTQSRSRLVLVLLLTSVFMGLEALAGWLTGSLALWADAGHMLADVAALSLSTFAMWMATKESTPDKTYGYHRAEILVAVCNAVVLLLLACWILYEAVTRFYHPADVLGLPVMLVGAVGLAINLVSLKLLGGGPGASINVSSAYLEVLSDAVTSVGVVIGGGIIWMTGWYSIDPLLSVLITLFIVWRTWLLLSQAVNILMEGVPPHLNAEEVANAMIKVNGVREVHDLHIWTITSGRDALSAHIIVSDGENRDRVLLDLQHTLRTRFEISHLTLQMMKQRLEWIQPDKN from the coding sequence ATGGGGACAGGACACAACCATGACCATGTGGCACGTACCCAATCTCGAAGTAGGCTGGTCCTCGTGCTTCTCCTTACAAGTGTGTTCATGGGTCTGGAAGCGCTGGCAGGCTGGCTCACTGGAAGCTTAGCACTCTGGGCGGATGCCGGACATATGTTGGCCGACGTGGCCGCCCTAAGCCTGAGCACTTTCGCGATGTGGATGGCCACGAAAGAATCCACACCGGACAAGACCTATGGGTATCACCGTGCGGAGATACTAGTGGCGGTGTGCAATGCCGTGGTGCTGCTTTTATTGGCTTGCTGGATTTTGTATGAGGCAGTCACGCGCTTTTATCATCCCGCAGATGTGCTCGGCTTGCCGGTCATGCTTGTCGGCGCCGTGGGGCTCGCCATCAATCTTGTGTCTTTGAAGCTCCTCGGTGGAGGCCCGGGAGCCAGCATCAACGTCAGCAGCGCGTATTTGGAGGTATTAAGTGATGCGGTGACATCGGTGGGCGTGGTAATCGGAGGAGGTATCATCTGGATGACCGGATGGTATTCCATTGATCCTCTCCTCAGCGTCCTTATCACGTTATTCATAGTCTGGAGAACATGGCTGCTACTTTCCCAGGCGGTGAACATACTCATGGAAGGCGTCCCGCCACACCTCAATGCCGAAGAGGTCGCGAACGCCATGATCAAAGTGAACGGCGTGAGGGAAGTGCATGACCTCCATATTTGGACGATCACATCGGGACGAGATGCATTGAGCGCCCATATCATTGTCTCTGATGGCGAGAATAGAGATAGGGTCTTGCTCGATCTTCAACACACGTTAAGGACGCGATTCGAAATTAGCCATCTCACCTTACAGATGATGAAGCAGCGTCTTGAGTGGATTCAACCAGACAAGAATTGA
- a CDS encoding DUF3015 domain-containing protein has product MKASVSAQRLGIGFYLIAVSLLLGACNTTEATLHTTKDFFSSTSPHDLFTGDGMVVKEQKINLFAGVNYENLRQEAAAGGGQYVSALASLYEIPVAKEQAFGEVLQRKHSDLFLAGLEEDRTAYLKMVNALNHELVAASLLP; this is encoded by the coding sequence ATGAAGGCATCTGTCTCAGCACAGCGTCTAGGAATTGGGTTCTATCTCATCGCGGTGAGTCTCCTCTTGGGAGCCTGTAACACCACGGAGGCCACGCTACACACGACTAAAGACTTCTTCTCGAGCACGAGTCCGCACGATCTCTTCACTGGTGATGGGATGGTTGTGAAGGAACAGAAGATCAATCTGTTCGCCGGAGTAAACTATGAAAACCTACGGCAAGAAGCCGCGGCCGGCGGAGGCCAATACGTGAGCGCGTTGGCCTCGCTGTACGAGATTCCAGTTGCGAAAGAGCAAGCTTTTGGAGAGGTCCTACAGCGCAAGCATTCCGACTTATTTTTAGCTGGGCTAGAAGAAGATCGCACTGCATATTTGAAAATGGTCAACGCTTTAAATCACGAGCTGGTGGCGGCTTCTTTACTGCCTTAA
- a CDS encoding TonB-dependent receptor, translated as MMKFYGYKLRMIIRNITIFDAPCLCLFIMIAALFFTGGQAAAQTLTPDPAAPRPSEEIRESAPSAEAEPVGPTPLVRPEEPLRAPLTEIIGTSPEALEHIPGSGRVVTQESLSQNRRLTINEALREVPGVNVRDEDGLGIRPNIGIRGLDPTRSRKIHIMEDGVPIMLMPYGDPSSYYFPPVFRFDRIEVLKGSGQLLYGPQTIGGVMNLITRMPPATPQGNVEFRGGNLNYFNTHFDYGGTWGKSGYLADYTHFQSDSPRFTNIRAKVDDFTFKTVQELSDRTTILAKFNYYREDSGLGYQGLTQADWAARGRDRKTPFTNDNFDFRRVGMHVAVQHMFNANLTMTTNLFGHYIQRDWARQSQQGVSDTGAPVGGIQTGNNLPAAAFSVVPANQRFTNEREYWVYGVEPRFHLTHRLLGIASEADFGARAMYEQSDRKQFLNQVSGVGGTSSCFASPAAATCLGENNIRKTAAYAMFFQNRFLITDNFTITPGLRVEHVNYEQFNKLPATGETFGKTALTEVLPGIGATYTPVKNHTLFAGVHRGFSPPQVSDSITGTGAVVDLDPELSWNYELGLRSTPLQWLGYELTLFQMDFQNQIVSQSVAGGVGATLTNGGRTRQRGVEFAVKADVLDMVTGQNRDHDVLLDFNYTWVADAEFKGNRNSSITGAALLPGEAALFNVSGNRVPYSPKHMLTAGLGYYNRPLGFNARVETQCISDMFGDDRNTVSPTPNGQRGVVRGWCVLNAAVNQYVKPINTTLFITGKNLLDQMFMVDRTRGIYPGLPLMVQAGARWSF; from the coding sequence CCTTACGGGCTCCTCTTACGGAAATAATCGGTACTTCGCCTGAGGCACTTGAACATATTCCCGGCTCGGGCCGCGTTGTGACCCAGGAAAGTCTTTCCCAGAATCGCCGGCTTACGATCAATGAGGCCTTACGGGAAGTACCCGGCGTTAACGTGCGGGATGAGGATGGACTGGGGATTCGGCCCAATATTGGGATCCGCGGTCTCGATCCTACCCGAAGCAGGAAAATACACATTATGGAGGATGGGGTACCCATCATGCTGATGCCCTACGGGGATCCCTCCTCCTATTACTTCCCACCCGTCTTTCGGTTTGATCGCATTGAGGTCCTGAAAGGAAGTGGCCAATTGCTTTATGGCCCACAGACAATTGGTGGGGTGATGAACTTAATTACGCGCATGCCTCCCGCTACACCGCAGGGCAATGTCGAGTTCCGGGGGGGTAACCTAAACTATTTCAATACCCACTTCGACTATGGGGGCACCTGGGGCAAGAGCGGTTATCTCGCGGACTACACCCATTTTCAGAGCGACTCGCCCCGTTTTACCAACATACGTGCCAAGGTGGACGATTTTACATTTAAGACTGTGCAGGAGCTGTCGGATCGCACGACCATACTAGCGAAATTTAACTATTACCGGGAGGATTCAGGCCTTGGTTATCAGGGTCTTACGCAGGCAGACTGGGCAGCTCGTGGTCGCGACCGAAAAACACCCTTCACGAACGATAATTTTGATTTCCGTAGGGTCGGTATGCATGTAGCGGTTCAACACATGTTCAACGCCAATCTAACGATGACTACCAACTTATTTGGCCATTACATTCAGCGCGATTGGGCTCGGCAGAGCCAACAAGGTGTTAGCGACACGGGAGCCCCGGTTGGAGGCATCCAGACGGGAAATAACCTGCCAGCAGCAGCGTTTAGCGTCGTCCCTGCAAATCAGCGGTTCACGAACGAGCGGGAATATTGGGTATATGGAGTCGAGCCTCGCTTCCATTTGACGCATCGCCTGTTGGGAATAGCGAGCGAGGCCGACTTCGGCGCAAGGGCGATGTACGAACAATCAGACCGCAAACAGTTTCTAAACCAAGTTTCAGGGGTGGGGGGGACCTCATCGTGTTTCGCTTCCCCGGCAGCAGCAACTTGTCTCGGAGAAAACAATATTCGCAAGACCGCAGCTTATGCCATGTTTTTTCAAAACCGCTTTCTCATCACAGATAACTTTACCATTACACCAGGCTTGCGCGTTGAGCACGTGAATTATGAGCAGTTTAATAAACTTCCTGCCACAGGAGAGACGTTCGGTAAAACGGCACTCACCGAGGTATTGCCGGGGATAGGAGCAACTTATACACCCGTCAAGAATCATACTCTCTTCGCCGGGGTCCATCGTGGGTTTTCGCCACCCCAAGTCTCCGATTCTATTACGGGAACGGGCGCGGTCGTTGATCTAGACCCTGAGTTAAGCTGGAACTACGAACTGGGTCTCCGCAGCACACCGCTTCAATGGCTTGGCTATGAATTGACACTGTTCCAGATGGACTTCCAAAACCAAATCGTGTCGCAATCCGTGGCAGGTGGCGTAGGCGCCACGTTGACGAACGGTGGGCGAACTCGGCAGCGAGGTGTGGAATTCGCGGTGAAGGCGGACGTCTTGGACATGGTAACCGGCCAAAATAGAGACCATGACGTTTTATTGGATTTCAACTATACGTGGGTAGCTGACGCAGAATTCAAAGGAAATAGAAACAGCTCAATTACGGGTGCTGCACTGCTGCCAGGCGAGGCTGCACTCTTTAATGTGAGTGGGAATCGTGTACCATACTCACCCAAGCATATGCTGACGGCCGGACTCGGCTACTATAATCGGCCCCTGGGTTTTAATGCCAGAGTCGAAACGCAATGTATCAGCGATATGTTTGGCGATGACCGTAACACCGTCAGTCCCACCCCCAATGGCCAGCGAGGAGTCGTCCGCGGGTGGTGTGTGCTCAATGCGGCAGTGAATCAGTACGTAAAGCCAATCAATACCACCTTGTTCATAACGGGCAAAAACCTGTTAGACCAGATGTTTATGGTCGATCGAACAAGAGGTATCTATCCCGGGCTTCCACTGATGGTGCAGGCAGGGGCGCGCTGGAGCTTTTAG